One genomic window of Rhodothermaceae bacterium includes the following:
- a CDS encoding SRPBCC family protein, translated as MKPRTPKDTDLIFTTSQWLPIPLEETFAFFAEARNLERITPPFLSFRIVTPGPIEMYPGALIDYQLRVRGFPISWQTEITAWDPPNGFTDVQLRGPYQKWVHRHDFHSENGGTRVDDTVNYLVPGGALIDQLMVKPELRKIFEYRRAKIEELFLPQ; from the coding sequence ATGAAGCCACGTACACCCAAAGACACAGACCTGATCTTCACCACAAGCCAGTGGTTACCGATTCCTCTTGAGGAGACATTTGCATTTTTCGCCGAGGCTCGTAATCTGGAGCGGATCACTCCTCCTTTTCTGAGTTTTCGCATTGTCACACCCGGCCCGATTGAGATGTACCCGGGAGCTCTGATTGACTATCAATTGCGAGTACGTGGATTCCCAATCAGTTGGCAAACTGAAATCACAGCATGGGATCCCCCGAATGGATTCACCGATGTGCAGCTGCGTGGACCGTATCAGAAGTGGGTGCACCGCCACGATTTCCATTCCGAAAACGGAGGGACTCGGGTGGACGATACAGTCAATTATCTGGTACCGGGAGGCGCACTGATTGACCAGTTGATGGTCAAACCAGAACTGCGAAAAATTTTCGAATACCGTCGCGCAAAAATTGAAGAATTATTTCTGCCTCAATAA
- a CDS encoding gluconate 2-dehydrogenase subunit 3 family protein encodes MDRRTALQRIALLMGCTISASTVAGVLGGCSAGRNEVVFEARTLTQGRDELVATLSELIIPETDTPGARAAKVHEFADNMLTDWYDEAEVEEFLAGLEDVQRRAGDYDSASFMDLDPDRQIEILTQMEKEVEVWRENGELGTTPFFQTIKSLTLFGYYTSEVGATQELRVNPMGVYRPDIPFSEIGRAWA; translated from the coding sequence ATGGATCGAAGAACCGCATTACAGCGCATTGCGCTCTTGATGGGATGTACGATTTCGGCATCCACTGTTGCCGGAGTCCTTGGAGGATGCAGTGCAGGTAGAAATGAGGTTGTTTTTGAAGCTCGTACATTGACACAGGGGCGCGATGAGCTTGTTGCAACGCTTTCAGAATTGATTATCCCAGAAACAGACACGCCGGGAGCGCGTGCCGCCAAAGTGCACGAGTTCGCGGATAATATGCTCACGGACTGGTATGATGAGGCTGAAGTAGAGGAGTTTCTGGCAGGATTGGAAGATGTCCAGCGACGTGCCGGAGACTATGATTCAGCATCCTTCATGGATCTGGATCCTGACAGGCAGATCGAAATCCTGACCCAGATGGAAAAAGAGGTGGAAGTGTGGCGCGAAAATGGAGAACTGGGGACAACTCCTTTCTTTCAAACGATCAAATCATTAACACTCTTTGGCTATTATACTTCCGAGGTTGGCGCTACGCAGGAATTGCGTGTAAATCCGATGGGAGTTTATAGGCCAGATATTCCTTTTTCTGAAATTGGCCGTGCATGGGCCTGA
- a CDS encoding sugar phosphate isomerase/epimerase, translating into MNRRTFLQSSVALPAAVGALAGFSSGKLPEPQGSKALARPRSLERIGVQLYTVRHLMSSDYEGTIRAVADAGYDEVETVWDADRNPDDIRALFDEVGLAAPSGHVPLGALQDDLTKVLDASKRIGHSYIVCPWLDEDQRTMAHYRKYVPFFNEVGAACKESGIQFAYHNHEFEFEPAEDGIIPYDFMLAELDPDLVKMELDLYWIAYANRDPVEYFQNYPGHFPLCHIKDMGADREMTPVGEGQIDFTAILAESETAGLKHYFVEHDHPGDALASIRTSIAHLRSLEF; encoded by the coding sequence ATGAACAGACGAACTTTTCTACAATCATCGGTGGCACTTCCGGCAGCTGTGGGGGCATTGGCTGGTTTTTCTTCAGGTAAATTACCAGAACCTCAGGGATCAAAAGCATTGGCACGTCCACGCTCTCTGGAGCGTATTGGGGTACAATTATACACCGTTAGGCATCTCATGTCAAGTGATTACGAGGGGACGATTCGGGCTGTTGCGGATGCGGGCTATGACGAAGTAGAAACCGTATGGGACGCGGATCGCAACCCAGATGATATACGTGCACTCTTTGATGAGGTGGGACTGGCTGCCCCTTCAGGTCATGTACCACTTGGTGCCCTGCAGGACGACTTAACAAAGGTGTTGGATGCATCAAAGCGGATTGGACATTCATATATCGTGTGCCCATGGCTGGATGAAGACCAGCGAACCATGGCCCACTACAGAAAATATGTCCCATTTTTTAACGAAGTGGGGGCTGCATGCAAAGAGTCCGGGATCCAGTTTGCGTACCATAATCATGAATTCGAATTTGAGCCCGCCGAAGATGGGATCATCCCTTATGACTTTATGCTCGCAGAGTTGGACCCGGATTTGGTGAAGATGGAGCTTGATCTATATTGGATTGCCTATGCAAACCGTGATCCAGTGGAATACTTCCAAAATTATCCGGGGCACTTCCCATTGTGTCATATCAAGGACATGGGAGCAGATCGTGAAATGACTCCCGTTGGTGAAGGCCAGATTGATTTTACCGCAATTTTAGCGGAAAGTGAAACTGCCGGACTCAAGCACTACTTCGTAGAACACGATCATCCAGGAGATGCATTGGCGAGCATCCGTACTAGTATTGCTCACCTACGATCGCTGGAATTCTAA